One window from the genome of Malus domestica chromosome 01, GDT2T_hap1 encodes:
- the LOC108169628 gene encoding fibrillin-5, chloroplastic-like, translated as MSAAARVLISTAHQSTRFGGLWQPTYTVRSVAEESSSSSSSLDVGDDEVIKTELFQAIKGINRGIFGVPSAKKSQIEAFVNQFESRNLTPDPVLNLQKVQRGQGWD; from the exons ATGTCGGCAGCTGCCCGTGTTTTGATCTCCACCGCGCATCAAAGCACGAGGTTTGGTGGGTTATGGCAGCCCACTTACACAGTGAGATCAGTTGCAGAAGAAAGTTCGAGCTCCAGCTCCAGCTTAGACGTTGGGGATGATGAGGTTATTAAGACAGAGCTTTTCCAAGCAATCAAGGGAATCAATAGAGGCATTTTCGGTGTCCCGTCTGCGAAGAAATCTCAGATTGAAGCTTTCGTCAACCAGTTCGAGTCTCGGAATCTTACTCCAGATCCTGTTCTTAATCTACAAAAG gTTCAAAGAGGACAAGGCTGGGATTGA